CCGTAACATTATTCTTCGTtagtttaatgaaaaaaattcttcacagtTCGATAAACAATCCTTCGagaatcgttaaaaaaaaacaatacgactgaaattaaaaatccagttAGTATTATTTTTAGGATGAATTGCAAATTAATTAGGGACGTGTGAACACCTGTGTGGAGTGAAATATGCTTTGAGCGGCTTTTCTTTCTTGAGGATGAACCATGGAGTAGATTTTTTAAGAGATTGGAAGGGATACGATGAACGTTAGAGGATattacgaatgaaaaaatttaaggaTGGGGAAAATCTGTGACGATCGTGTGAAATCAGTTAGTGCATAATGTTTTTGATGGGACTATAcatatattaattaatcattagtATGTCAATGTCAATATGAGAGAGCGAGTGAGTGAGCAAGTACGAGTTTTGATGAAAAAGTTCTATCAGTTTATCCATTATAACGAGAAATGAGTAAGAAGTATGTAAAGATTTTAATATTACttactaataaaaataaagaattcaTATTGTCGgactatttatttaataacctCAAAAGCTTTAAGTttgtttttcatatttttaggCTTTTTTGTGAGGTTTTaagataaatttcaaatcaaacaataaatttctGACCCTGGCTACAGGAGGGGGTCACAGGGGGGAATATCCAAAGGAAGAAATTTCAAAGctatttttctttgatttttttcattttaaaattaaaaaatacaaatgttttttgTTAAACATTATATCTTCTTCAATTGAAGGTATTTTACTTGATGGTTGGTAAAGGATTGGGTTTTTATTCAGCagttaaaatattcatttcatctTCTTAATTTCTCTTCGTAACGTAAACATTACAAATTAGGAAGTATGGGAAAGCGTTAAAGGGCTTATCACGAATAATGACTGATAAGAAGTTTTGAATCAGTTTTGAGTCATAATGGCGACAGGAAAGACGTCCACAAAGCCTCCCCAGCCTCCTAAGCCAGTCAGAAGGCCAGgtattcactgaaaaaaattgtcattaacCTGTGATTTACAATCCGATGgactaataattaatcaagGGACGTTCCACTAGAATTGTTCAAAGACAATCAAAGATTGACTAATTCCTAACCTAGTTTTTGTGGTCAACATGTCGATAACAGCATTCTGTGTTTGTTTTCTCCAGGAAAAGTCAAAGTTGTGAGAGCACTGTACAATTACACAGCTCAACATGTAAGCTAATGATTTTAGAATCACTTGGGGATTATTAATTGAGGGATTTCGTTCATCTACAGGCAGATGAGCTGTCTTTCGAGGAAGGTCAGTTGCTGTATGTTCACGATCTTGACACAGATCCAAACTGGTGGAAGGCAAAGTGTGGGGAGAAGGAGGGGTTGATACCCTCTAATTATGGTGAATACTGTAACCAttactaattattaatttattgaaggaATTCGGTGAGAGACTGTGGGGTAGGGTAGGAGAGGAATGgggtttataaatttttctgacGTATTTCTGACgtatgagaaataatttaatccagggatatttttgaaaaaataataccaaCAGTTGAAGAGCAAATGGAGCAAGTGGAGTTACCCCTCCATGAAGCAGCCAGACGAGGGAACATCTCATTTCTCCTCGAGTGTCTGAGGCAGGGGGTGTCTCCAACAGGCTTGGATTCTGCTGGCAATACTCCTCTCTACTGGGCAGCACGTACAGGCCACCTTGACTGTGTGAGACACCTTCTAACTCTGCATAACACTGGAATCAATGCTCAAGTAAGTGATGTCCATATTTTTTGCGAGGAATTGccatccattttttatttttcgagtgTTATTCATGTCAAAGtcgttttaattattttattcactgaGTTCTGGTCAAATGAGTCATCCTGCTAATTCCGATTGAATGGAACAACTTCATGGAATGAggtcattaaaatttcagaacaaaatGGGAGATTCTCCATTGCACGTAGCATCAGCCCATAACCACCTAGACGTAGTGAATCTCCTCCTGGACTCAGGGGCGACTCCAGCCCTGAGGAACAACGACAAATTACTAGCTGAGGAGTTGACGACAGACCCAGCAATCATCAACTCCATCCAAATGAGTCAGCGGAATTGCGATAGGGATTACGGATACAATGCTGAGGACTACAATGACGACAGTGATTGATTAGTGACAAGAATCTCCTATTTATTAACAGCCAAAACGAAGTACAATCAACCAAATGAATAACTGAGTGTTGAGTGTTTTCCGATCGTCAATCGAGTATTTAATATCTTTTATAGAACTTGTTGAACAATATCCACAATAAATACTGTATTTTTACGGTTATGAcgattgaattattgaatctGCTGGCTGAACCAGCGATTGAAGTCGAGACGAAGAAGTAGTTGGGCAAGATGTTTACCACTGGGTTGGGCACGAACTTTATTCAGTGTCTGTATTAGAACGTTCATGAGACTCGACAATGTGTCTGTCAGCATTTTCAGCTCCTCTTTTTCAGTGCTGAGGAGGTTTGTCACCTCCCACATCGAGGCCTGGAGGATAAAGTCGTCGCAGAGCCGCAGGAGAAGACGAAGGAGTCCATTTACCTGAGGATGCAATTTGTTTTTAGTTTGAGCAAACCATCAATTTTCAAGATACTCCCGAAGGATTACACATCCTCTAAACTTACTGGATTGCTATGCTCCTCAGTATTGCCCAGTAAGAATGTCTGTGACATGATATTCGCCAGGAAGACTGAATGTGCCTTCTGGACATCCTCAAAATTCTCCGTATTTTTCATGCAGTTCTCCATAACTGTGTATTGACTCTCGAGGACATCCACCTGGAGGTAGTACTGCAGATTATCGAGAATGAAAATGAGATTGTTTCGAAACTGGAGGACTCCAATGTCGATGTTTTTCGTTCGTGTCTGCTCTGTCCACAAACTCCACAGGTTGATCTGGGTCTTCTTGACCCGCAGAAGAAATCTGAAGATTGTGTTGTAATTGTCAAGGGCTTTGGGGCTGAAGAGGAGCTGCAGAGGCCAGACCACTCGGTACTGTAAGACTATCATGCCCCACCCCAACTTATCTgtggaattaattcattatgaGCCAATTAATGGAGCCGAATTAATCAACAATAATATATCAATAAGCTAATGAGCATCCTATTGGAGAATCAAACACATTTGTTCGAAGAAACTAATGAATCAAACATTTCTTCATTTATTGTGTAATTCATAAACTAGTTATTAAATGAACTACCAATGGGATCCTCTCTGTCCTTCTGCTGACCCTGCCCACCGCTTCCCTCAGCCTTGGGTGATGGCAGCATAAAATTGAAGCTGTCAACTGCACTCTCATCCTGCAGCATGACGCGCCTCATCGTCATCTGGAAGGCCAGGTTGACGTCTCTCGAGGTGTGGCTGGTTGGTGGTTTGCTGAGAATGTGAGAAGTAAGTTTGATGAAGTCTAGAAACAGATCTCCTCTGCCGATGAGGTAGAAGTCCTTGATCAATTTCATTTGCTGGAGCAACTGGGCATCGTCCACTGCGACTTGCCACAAAAGCCTCGTCACGCATTTCTTCAGCTCGTCTATCGTTCTTTCAAACTCTATCACGTTGAAGACAGGCTTCGTCTGGAGATTCTGGAGCTTTCCGAAATATTCGTGCTCTTTCTCACCCCAGACTGGATTTTTAGATATTTCTGTTCTCATTTTGTAGTCTAGAGaaaggagaaaataaattgatggaaGAGAAAACTGCTATGCAGACgagtatatatttttatatgtgTGAACTTCCcatttcttgaaatattttttattttcatatattttgcATAGTttgtttgcaaaaaaaatcattgaaaattcataactATGTAGTCCTCCTCACCTTTATCCTGCCTAGgatcatttccaaagatgatAATCGTCTGTCCAATGCTCAAAATTTTGTTCCCAAGGCCCGGAGTGATGTAAGAAGGCAGCATCTCCACCGCAATATCGTAATTCCACATGTCATCGCCCTTCTTCGTCCTCTGACCAGAGTTATTCTTGCTGTCCACCAGCAGCAAACTTTCATGAGTATTCTTTGTCCTcctgatgaaaaattcactgtGGACATCCTCGAGCTGCCCATACAGCAGCCAACTCGTTAGCTGTTTATAGAACACCGCATGCACACAGtgcaaaattttttggagGGCGGTCCTGACCTCGGGAATACCCGTGTGCATGTGCTCGTGGATGCACTGTAGCAGGCACGTGCCGTGGGTCCTCTGGGTCTTAATGCGACGGATTATCGAGTTGAGGAGGACGAAGAGGTACTCGAAGTTCTCCACCCTCGAGAGGATAGTGGTGGCGGGGGTGTGGGCATTGTGAAGGATGGTTCTCTCCAGGTCAACGATTTCGTCGCGAAAGGGCTCGAGGGACTTGTGCAGACCATCGCAGAATGCCTGGAGATAGACACCCTGGGGAAGGGTATCGCTTTCATTTGCATTTTCCAAATCGTTTGTCGAGGAGTAGGTTTTTATGAAAGCTTGGATTGTtttgtagtacgacgagatgTGGAGGATCTTTTTTATTAAGCCTCGTTCCCCTGGATGAAAGTACTTGTCCAGGAGGACAGActagagaaaatgaaaaattcctttGTTTCAGATTTGAAAACAAATTTGGGGAGATGATAATTTAAAAGGCATTATCGAAGTCTAAAATCAGGGCTCTCTTAAAGCTCTGGATCAATATCTTTGACAAgatttatttctttaaatttCACTCTGCTGATCTCTAGTTATCAAAGTCTCTCTTAATCGACTAATTGATCGGGTTCTCGTTGAATTTAATGGTTTTTTCACTTACGTCAGtctcgacaattttttcaagacTCGTTGAGCATCCCCAGAGGGATAACAAAAGCTCGTGCAACATCTTCCTGGAATTATTTAACCTCCAAGTCTGTTGACTTACAAAATCTCAGAGAAAAGTTTGATTCACATTCTTAGGAGCTTTTTCCGAGTTTCCGAAAGAGAATTTCGATTACTTCACACTTATTTGTTGAGGGAAGATCATTAGACATCGAGTAAAAACAGAGGGTTTTAGTTTTCAGGGTAGGTTATGAGGGTTTTCCGATTTTCAGTACCAAACAGACATTGCTCACTTCACAAACACCTGTTGTGTACAAACATAACCTCCAGGGGGTTCTGTTGACAACAAAAATGCACCTGTAGATATAAGTTGTGAAGATCGAATTGTTTTATTAGATTTAAGATAGATGAGGGATTAATTATGTTCGCTTTGTTGAGTGATATCAAGCTGTGGAGTTGCGATGATAATATTGATATCAAGGACACCGATTTTGGAGCATTTAGGTACTGAGTTCAATGGACAAGTGACAGTTATAAGTGGAATAAATTCatcttatattttttaataattatttttaaaatttttccttcatttatttatcactTAGGTACAATGACAGAAAAACTGATGGTTTTTATAATGAGGGGAAGAGATCTTACTGTAACAATCGGGGTATTATTCATACTCCAGTCaataaaaaagggaaaaaattaaaggatgGACTGAAATATTTGGAGGTATTCTcccagaaaattataaaatttggaTTCTAAAAAAGTTATACAATAATTAACATTTgtatatatgtgaaaaaaattgaaaacactgATTACAGGAACAATTGAGGGATCACTCGATAATCTACTCCGTGTGGCACGACCAGAATGCCCTAGAATTGATGCTCAACACAGGCTTATTGATCtttattcagataaaaattccaactGGCGACATTGATAGAATCGGTTTCGATAAGTACCTGGTGGGAAAGGTCCCAGACCATCTCTCAGACGCTGTCATCACAAGGGAGAATTTAGTTTGCACTCAGAACGACAGTCAAGTCACAATTTTACACTTTACAAAGTCTAAGAGACAGGGTTTCGAGAAGATTAGCAAGTTGGAGCCTAAACTAGTAATTGTGGAGCTGTCTGGACCCAGTGGAAGgagaattgaaaagaaaattcgaGTTAATCGAACTGGCGATTTAGTAAGACCAAGTTAAAGTCATGCATAGTCCTTTGATAGATATTTTTTGACGCATTGATTCCACAGGTCTTAATCTGGTGGAAATCGACGAGCAACGAGGTCTACCCATGGAGTCCAGCGATGAAGGAACACGACCGAGCAAACGTTCATCTCTATCGTCTCAGGGGGTGAGTTTTACCCTTCGTTCCTCTTGGCCTTTCGCAATCTACTCGATTCTTCCTCAAATGTGCCTCCCATTTATCGAATTGGTATTTTGGTGGTGATGATAGTTCGGTTGCTGTCTGCCTGGTGATCTTCAAAGGCAAATCCCatgttccctaattttttaagcccatTTTCACCTCTTATTCGCAaagcaataattaaaaaaaggactaaaaatttgtttaaatcgGAACTCACCTTAAAATTTCCCCATGGAGAAGACTGAGGCCTTCTAACGCCTGGCAAGAACCTCCCAGAATCGTCAACCTGAACCTTCGTAATCCTACAGTGCCTGGCAGGCCATTTGGGATGCCAGTTTGGCACCTGCCAGTTGCACAGTCTCCTGGGCTTGAAGGTATCGTCAGTCCAGTGTCCATGCCAGTGCTGGGACATTtctcttaatttttcaattcttctccGGAATTTACCTCTTCAATTTAGACATTCGTCCGGCGATGTTTACGTTGTTATGGAGATCGAACTCCactaaataatcaatttgcaTTTCAGTGTCAAGTTCGAATTACTGTGCTATATCAAGACTGAATTCGATCCCCTGTGCGTTATATTCAACTCGAGACAGGAAAATGTTTTGCATTCTGTCGAGCAGAAGGTGTCACGAAAGGTATTTCTAATtagattaatttaattcaggAAATCGAATGGACATTTTCCTCAATAATTCTGGGATGTTTCCAGGGGGAAGTTACAATCGAATGGCAAACGTATCAAGTATCCCAACAAGATAAACTACAAAGGATTGAAGTTGTCTCGATTCCCCTCCCCACCCACACAAGTTGTTCCCGATTTTCACCAAATCAGGACATGCTCCTGCTCTGTTGTATTGACGGGTCCATCAC
This DNA window, taken from Diachasmimorpha longicaudata isolate KC_UGA_2023 chromosome 8, iyDiaLong2, whole genome shotgun sequence, encodes the following:
- the LOC135165064 gene encoding gamma-tubulin complex component 4: MLHELLLSLWGCSTSLEKIVETDSVLLDKYFHPGERGLIKKILHISSYYKTIQAFIKTYSSTNDLENANESDTLPQGVYLQAFCDGLHKSLEPFRDEIVDLERTILHNAHTPATTILSRVENFEYLFVLLNSIIRRIKTQRTHGTCLLQCIHEHMHTGIPEVRTALQKILHCVHAVFYKQLTSWLLYGQLEDVHSEFFIRRTKNTHESLLLVDSKNNSGQRTKKGDDMWNYDIAVEMLPSYITPGLGNKILSIGQTIIIFGNDPRQDKDYKMRTEISKNPVWGEKEHEYFGKLQNLQTKPVFNVIEFERTIDELKKCVTRLLWQVAVDDAQLLQQMKLIKDFYLIGRGDLFLDFIKLTSHILSKPPTSHTSRDVNLAFQMTMRRVMLQDESAVDSFNFMLPSPKAEGSGGQGQQKDREDPIDKLGWGMIVLQYRVVWPLQLLFSPKALDNYNTIFRFLLRVKKTQINLWSLWTEQTRTKNIDIGVLQFRNNLIFILDNLQYYLQVDVLESQYTVMENCMKNTENFEDVQKAHSVFLANIMSQTFLLGNTEEHSNPVNGLLRLLLRLCDDFILQASMWEVTNLLSTEKEELKMLTDTLSSLMNVLIQTLNKVRAQPSGKHLAQLLLRLDFNRWFSQQIQ
- the LOC135165083 gene encoding osteoclast-stimulating factor 1-like, whose product is MATGKTSTKPPQPPKPVRRPGKVKVVRALYNYTAQHADELSFEEGQLLYVHDLDTDPNWWKAKCGEKEGLIPSNYVEEQMEQVELPLHEAARRGNISFLLECLRQGVSPTGLDSAGNTPLYWAARTGHLDCVRHLLTLHNTGINAQNKMGDSPLHVASAHNHLDVVNLLLDSGATPALRNNDKLLAEELTTDPAIINSIQMSQRNCDRDYGYNAEDYNDDSD
- the LOC135165087 gene encoding protein Flattop; translated protein: MSQHWHGHWTDDTFKPRRLCNWQVPNWHPKWPARHCRITKVQVDDSGRFLPGVRRPQSSPWGNFKGTWDLPLKITRQTATELSSPPKYQFDKWEAHLRKNRVDCERPRGTKGKTHPLRR